Proteins co-encoded in one Arachis hypogaea cultivar Tifrunner chromosome 13, arahy.Tifrunner.gnm2.J5K5, whole genome shotgun sequence genomic window:
- the LOC112732462 gene encoding uncharacterized protein isoform X3, whose amino-acid sequence MNWMVLVMGHATIQKELVFHSAFPDQTCWAFLKQRFLCSFFVGSCLLPHSDKVDRGGEDALLVSNYNGGVLAIADGVSGWAEEDVDPSLFPHELMAVQRIAIGSPREVAQPDAIRAAFAEFFSTLIFVFAAEGSDMSYNNLTQALLFLSHFMGDIHQSFFTFYALVVERFGQRIGLFCLFALIFPAFLCVVYERWLQKLYCMIFQLTLPLAIPVIAFMHSSKHTHSRYWFLAIDSNPTEVDVIQKKLLLRNLMGIRMLWTLRFVQEGMWWRN is encoded by the exons ATGAATTGGATGGTGCTGGTGATGGGACATGCCACCATTCAGAAAGAATTGGTTTTCCATTCAGCCTTTCCAGATCAG ACTTGTTGGGCCTTTCTTAAACAAAGGTTTCTTTGTTCATTTTTTGTTGGGTCTTGCCTCCTTCCTCATTCAGACAAG GTTGATAGAGGTGGGGAAGATGCTTTGCTTGTCAGCAACTATAATGGGGGAGTTCTTGCTATTGCTGATGGTGTTTCTGG TTGGGCAGAAGAGGATGTGGATCCTTCGTTGTTCCCACATGAATTGATGGCAGTCCAAAGAATTGCAATTGGGTCTCCTAGAGAGGTTGCTCAGCCTGATGCAATTAGAGCAGCATTTGCAGAATTCTTCTCAacgcttatttttgtttttgctgCTGAAGGCTCTGACATGTCTTATA ATAACCTCACTCAAGCTCTTCTATTCCTTTCTCATTTCATGGGAGATATCCATCAG TCTTTCTTCACTTTTTATGCATTGGTTGTTGAGAGATTTGGCCAGAGGATCGGGTTGTTTTGCCTGTTTGCGCTCATTTTTCCTGCCTTTCTTTGTGTAGTTTATGAACG TTGGTTGCAGAAATTATATTGCATGATATTCCAGTTGACTCTTCCTCTAGCTATTCCAGTAATAGCATTTATGCATAGCTCCAAGCACACTCACTCAAGATATTGGTTTCTGGCTATAG ATTCTAATCCAACAGAAGTGGATGTGATTCAGAAGAAGCTGCTGTTGAGGAATCTAATGGGAATAAGGATGCTATGGACCTTGAGATTCGTTCAAGAGGGAATGTGGTGGAGAAACTAG
- the LOC112732462 gene encoding uncharacterized protein isoform X7, translated as MNWMVLVMGHATIQKELVFHSAFPDQTCWAFLKQRFLCSFFVGSCLLPHSDKVDRGGEDALLVSNYNGGVLAIADGVSGWAEEDVDPSLFPHELMAVQRIAIGSPREVAQPDAIRAAFAEFFSTLIFVFAAEGSDMSYNNLTQALLFLSHFMGDIHQSFFTFYALVVERFGQRIGLFCLFALIFPAFLCVVYERWLQKLYCMIFQLTLPLAIPVIAFMHSSKHTHSRYWFLAIVILHQMKSKVQRT; from the exons ATGAATTGGATGGTGCTGGTGATGGGACATGCCACCATTCAGAAAGAATTGGTTTTCCATTCAGCCTTTCCAGATCAG ACTTGTTGGGCCTTTCTTAAACAAAGGTTTCTTTGTTCATTTTTTGTTGGGTCTTGCCTCCTTCCTCATTCAGACAAG GTTGATAGAGGTGGGGAAGATGCTTTGCTTGTCAGCAACTATAATGGGGGAGTTCTTGCTATTGCTGATGGTGTTTCTGG TTGGGCAGAAGAGGATGTGGATCCTTCGTTGTTCCCACATGAATTGATGGCAGTCCAAAGAATTGCAATTGGGTCTCCTAGAGAGGTTGCTCAGCCTGATGCAATTAGAGCAGCATTTGCAGAATTCTTCTCAacgcttatttttgtttttgctgCTGAAGGCTCTGACATGTCTTATA ATAACCTCACTCAAGCTCTTCTATTCCTTTCTCATTTCATGGGAGATATCCATCAG TCTTTCTTCACTTTTTATGCATTGGTTGTTGAGAGATTTGGCCAGAGGATCGGGTTGTTTTGCCTGTTTGCGCTCATTTTTCCTGCCTTTCTTTGTGTAGTTTATGAACG TTGGTTGCAGAAATTATATTGCATGATATTCCAGTTGACTCTTCCTCTAGCTATTCCAGTAATAGCATTTATGCATAGCTCCAAGCACACTCACTCAAGATATTGGTTTCTGGCTATAG TTATACTACACCAGATGAAGAGCAAAGTCCAAAGAACTTAA
- the LOC112732462 gene encoding uncharacterized protein isoform X2 — protein sequence MNWMVLVMGHATIQKELVFHSAFPDQTCWAFLKQRFLCSFFVGSCLLPHSDKVDRGGEDALLVSNYNGGVLAIADGVSGWAEEDVDPSLFPHELMAVQRIAIGSPREVAQPDAIRAAFAEFFSTLIFVFAAEGSDMSYNNLTQALLFLSHFMGDIHQSFFTFYALVVERFGQRIGLFCLFALIFPAFLCVVYERWLQKLYCMIFQLTLPLAIPVIAFMHSSKHTHSRYWFLAIDEEQSPKNLKLLSYFAHANWQLDSNPTEVDVIQKKLLLRNLMGIRMLWTLRFVQEGMWWRN from the exons ATGAATTGGATGGTGCTGGTGATGGGACATGCCACCATTCAGAAAGAATTGGTTTTCCATTCAGCCTTTCCAGATCAG ACTTGTTGGGCCTTTCTTAAACAAAGGTTTCTTTGTTCATTTTTTGTTGGGTCTTGCCTCCTTCCTCATTCAGACAAG GTTGATAGAGGTGGGGAAGATGCTTTGCTTGTCAGCAACTATAATGGGGGAGTTCTTGCTATTGCTGATGGTGTTTCTGG TTGGGCAGAAGAGGATGTGGATCCTTCGTTGTTCCCACATGAATTGATGGCAGTCCAAAGAATTGCAATTGGGTCTCCTAGAGAGGTTGCTCAGCCTGATGCAATTAGAGCAGCATTTGCAGAATTCTTCTCAacgcttatttttgtttttgctgCTGAAGGCTCTGACATGTCTTATA ATAACCTCACTCAAGCTCTTCTATTCCTTTCTCATTTCATGGGAGATATCCATCAG TCTTTCTTCACTTTTTATGCATTGGTTGTTGAGAGATTTGGCCAGAGGATCGGGTTGTTTTGCCTGTTTGCGCTCATTTTTCCTGCCTTTCTTTGTGTAGTTTATGAACG TTGGTTGCAGAAATTATATTGCATGATATTCCAGTTGACTCTTCCTCTAGCTATTCCAGTAATAGCATTTATGCATAGCTCCAAGCACACTCACTCAAGATATTGGTTTCTGGCTATAG ATGAAGAGCAAAGTCCAAAGAACTTAAAATTGTTGTCCTATTTTGCTCATGCAAATTGGCAATTAG ATTCTAATCCAACAGAAGTGGATGTGATTCAGAAGAAGCTGCTGTTGAGGAATCTAATGGGAATAAGGATGCTATGGACCTTGAGATTCGTTCAAGAGGGAATGTGGTGGAGAAACTAG
- the LOC112732462 gene encoding uncharacterized protein isoform X4: MNWMVLVMGHATIQKELVFHSAFPDQVDRGGEDALLVSNYNGGVLAIADGVSGWAEEDVDPSLFPHELMAVQRIAIGSPREVAQPDAIRAAFAEFFSTLIFVFAAEGSDMSYNNLTQALLFLSHFMGDIHQSFFTFYALVVERFGQRIGLFCLFALIFPAFLCVVYERWLQKLYCMIFQLTLPLAIPVIAFMHSSKHTHSRYWFLAIEEAAVEESNGNKDAMDLEIRSRGNVVEKLVRTKHHKEITFPLVINSSESKPIRFKKNSCTYG, encoded by the exons ATGAATTGGATGGTGCTGGTGATGGGACATGCCACCATTCAGAAAGAATTGGTTTTCCATTCAGCCTTTCCAGATCAG GTTGATAGAGGTGGGGAAGATGCTTTGCTTGTCAGCAACTATAATGGGGGAGTTCTTGCTATTGCTGATGGTGTTTCTGG TTGGGCAGAAGAGGATGTGGATCCTTCGTTGTTCCCACATGAATTGATGGCAGTCCAAAGAATTGCAATTGGGTCTCCTAGAGAGGTTGCTCAGCCTGATGCAATTAGAGCAGCATTTGCAGAATTCTTCTCAacgcttatttttgtttttgctgCTGAAGGCTCTGACATGTCTTATA ATAACCTCACTCAAGCTCTTCTATTCCTTTCTCATTTCATGGGAGATATCCATCAG TCTTTCTTCACTTTTTATGCATTGGTTGTTGAGAGATTTGGCCAGAGGATCGGGTTGTTTTGCCTGTTTGCGCTCATTTTTCCTGCCTTTCTTTGTGTAGTTTATGAACG TTGGTTGCAGAAATTATATTGCATGATATTCCAGTTGACTCTTCCTCTAGCTATTCCAGTAATAGCATTTATGCATAGCTCCAAGCACACTCACTCAAGATATTGGTTTCTGGCTATAG AAGAAGCTGCTGTTGAGGAATCTAATGGGAATAAGGATGCTATGGACCTTGAGATTCGTTCAAGAGGGAATGTGGTGGAGAAACTAGTAAGAACAAAGCACCATAAGGAAATTACTTTCCCTTTGGTGATCAACTCTTCTGAATCAAAACCTATCAGGTTCAAGAAGAATTCATGCACATATGGCTGA
- the LOC112732462 gene encoding uncharacterized protein isoform X8 gives MNWMVLVMGHATIQKELVFHSAFPDQTCWAFLKQRFLCSFFVGSCLLPHSDKVDRGGEDALLVSNYNGGVLAIADGVSGWAEEDVDPSLFPHELMAVQRIAIGSPREVAQPDAIRAAFAEFFSTLIFVFAAEGSDMSYNNLTQALLFLSHFMGDIHQSFFTFYALVVERFGQRIGLFCLFALIFPAFLCVVYERWLQKLYCMIFQLTLPLAIPVIAFMHSSKHTHSRYWFLAIGDWCLLPSSVYS, from the exons ATGAATTGGATGGTGCTGGTGATGGGACATGCCACCATTCAGAAAGAATTGGTTTTCCATTCAGCCTTTCCAGATCAG ACTTGTTGGGCCTTTCTTAAACAAAGGTTTCTTTGTTCATTTTTTGTTGGGTCTTGCCTCCTTCCTCATTCAGACAAG GTTGATAGAGGTGGGGAAGATGCTTTGCTTGTCAGCAACTATAATGGGGGAGTTCTTGCTATTGCTGATGGTGTTTCTGG TTGGGCAGAAGAGGATGTGGATCCTTCGTTGTTCCCACATGAATTGATGGCAGTCCAAAGAATTGCAATTGGGTCTCCTAGAGAGGTTGCTCAGCCTGATGCAATTAGAGCAGCATTTGCAGAATTCTTCTCAacgcttatttttgtttttgctgCTGAAGGCTCTGACATGTCTTATA ATAACCTCACTCAAGCTCTTCTATTCCTTTCTCATTTCATGGGAGATATCCATCAG TCTTTCTTCACTTTTTATGCATTGGTTGTTGAGAGATTTGGCCAGAGGATCGGGTTGTTTTGCCTGTTTGCGCTCATTTTTCCTGCCTTTCTTTGTGTAGTTTATGAACG TTGGTTGCAGAAATTATATTGCATGATATTCCAGTTGACTCTTCCTCTAGCTATTCCAGTAATAGCATTTATGCATAGCTCCAAGCACACTCACTCAAGATATTGGTTTCTGGCTATAG GTGACTGGTGTCTCTTGCCCTCATCAGTATATTCATAA
- the LOC112732462 gene encoding uncharacterized protein isoform X6 — protein sequence MNWMVLVMGHATIQKELVFHSAFPDQVDRGGEDALLVSNYNGGVLAIADGVSGWAEEDVDPSLFPHELMAVQRIAIGSPREVAQPDAIRAAFAEFFSTLIFVFAAEGSDMSYNNLTQALLFLSHFMGDIHQSFFTFYALVVERFGQRIGLFCLFALIFPAFLCVVYERWLQKLYCMIFQLTLPLAIPVIAFMHSSKHTHSRYWFLAIDSNPTEVDVIQKKLLLRNLMGIRMLWTLRFVQEGMWWRN from the exons ATGAATTGGATGGTGCTGGTGATGGGACATGCCACCATTCAGAAAGAATTGGTTTTCCATTCAGCCTTTCCAGATCAG GTTGATAGAGGTGGGGAAGATGCTTTGCTTGTCAGCAACTATAATGGGGGAGTTCTTGCTATTGCTGATGGTGTTTCTGG TTGGGCAGAAGAGGATGTGGATCCTTCGTTGTTCCCACATGAATTGATGGCAGTCCAAAGAATTGCAATTGGGTCTCCTAGAGAGGTTGCTCAGCCTGATGCAATTAGAGCAGCATTTGCAGAATTCTTCTCAacgcttatttttgtttttgctgCTGAAGGCTCTGACATGTCTTATA ATAACCTCACTCAAGCTCTTCTATTCCTTTCTCATTTCATGGGAGATATCCATCAG TCTTTCTTCACTTTTTATGCATTGGTTGTTGAGAGATTTGGCCAGAGGATCGGGTTGTTTTGCCTGTTTGCGCTCATTTTTCCTGCCTTTCTTTGTGTAGTTTATGAACG TTGGTTGCAGAAATTATATTGCATGATATTCCAGTTGACTCTTCCTCTAGCTATTCCAGTAATAGCATTTATGCATAGCTCCAAGCACACTCACTCAAGATATTGGTTTCTGGCTATAG ATTCTAATCCAACAGAAGTGGATGTGATTCAGAAGAAGCTGCTGTTGAGGAATCTAATGGGAATAAGGATGCTATGGACCTTGAGATTCGTTCAAGAGGGAATGTGGTGGAGAAACTAG
- the LOC112732462 gene encoding uncharacterized protein isoform X1 — MNWMVLVMGHATIQKELVFHSAFPDQTCWAFLKQRFLCSFFVGSCLLPHSDKVDRGGEDALLVSNYNGGVLAIADGVSGWAEEDVDPSLFPHELMAVQRIAIGSPREVAQPDAIRAAFAEFFSTLIFVFAAEGSDMSYNNLTQALLFLSHFMGDIHQSFFTFYALVVERFGQRIGLFCLFALIFPAFLCVVYERWLQKLYCMIFQLTLPLAIPVIAFMHSSKHTHSRYWFLAIEEAAVEESNGNKDAMDLEIRSRGNVVEKLVRTKHHKEITFPLVINSSESKPIRFKKNSCTYG, encoded by the exons ATGAATTGGATGGTGCTGGTGATGGGACATGCCACCATTCAGAAAGAATTGGTTTTCCATTCAGCCTTTCCAGATCAG ACTTGTTGGGCCTTTCTTAAACAAAGGTTTCTTTGTTCATTTTTTGTTGGGTCTTGCCTCCTTCCTCATTCAGACAAG GTTGATAGAGGTGGGGAAGATGCTTTGCTTGTCAGCAACTATAATGGGGGAGTTCTTGCTATTGCTGATGGTGTTTCTGG TTGGGCAGAAGAGGATGTGGATCCTTCGTTGTTCCCACATGAATTGATGGCAGTCCAAAGAATTGCAATTGGGTCTCCTAGAGAGGTTGCTCAGCCTGATGCAATTAGAGCAGCATTTGCAGAATTCTTCTCAacgcttatttttgtttttgctgCTGAAGGCTCTGACATGTCTTATA ATAACCTCACTCAAGCTCTTCTATTCCTTTCTCATTTCATGGGAGATATCCATCAG TCTTTCTTCACTTTTTATGCATTGGTTGTTGAGAGATTTGGCCAGAGGATCGGGTTGTTTTGCCTGTTTGCGCTCATTTTTCCTGCCTTTCTTTGTGTAGTTTATGAACG TTGGTTGCAGAAATTATATTGCATGATATTCCAGTTGACTCTTCCTCTAGCTATTCCAGTAATAGCATTTATGCATAGCTCCAAGCACACTCACTCAAGATATTGGTTTCTGGCTATAG AAGAAGCTGCTGTTGAGGAATCTAATGGGAATAAGGATGCTATGGACCTTGAGATTCGTTCAAGAGGGAATGTGGTGGAGAAACTAGTAAGAACAAAGCACCATAAGGAAATTACTTTCCCTTTGGTGATCAACTCTTCTGAATCAAAACCTATCAGGTTCAAGAAGAATTCATGCACATATGGCTGA
- the LOC112732462 gene encoding uncharacterized protein isoform X5, whose amino-acid sequence MNWMVLVMGHATIQKELVFHSAFPDQTCWAFLKQRFLCSFFVGSCLLPHSDKVDRGGEDALLVSNYNGGVLAIADGVSGWAEEDVDPSLFPHELMAVQRIAIGSPREVAQPDAIRAAFAEFFSTLIFVFAAEGSDMSYNNLTQALLFLSHFMGDIHQSFFTFYALVVERFGQRIGLFCLFALIFPAFLCVVYERWLQKLYCMIFQLTLPLAIPVIAFMHSSKHTHSRYWFLAIDEEQSPKNLKLLSYFAHANWQLGDWCLLPSSVYS is encoded by the exons ATGAATTGGATGGTGCTGGTGATGGGACATGCCACCATTCAGAAAGAATTGGTTTTCCATTCAGCCTTTCCAGATCAG ACTTGTTGGGCCTTTCTTAAACAAAGGTTTCTTTGTTCATTTTTTGTTGGGTCTTGCCTCCTTCCTCATTCAGACAAG GTTGATAGAGGTGGGGAAGATGCTTTGCTTGTCAGCAACTATAATGGGGGAGTTCTTGCTATTGCTGATGGTGTTTCTGG TTGGGCAGAAGAGGATGTGGATCCTTCGTTGTTCCCACATGAATTGATGGCAGTCCAAAGAATTGCAATTGGGTCTCCTAGAGAGGTTGCTCAGCCTGATGCAATTAGAGCAGCATTTGCAGAATTCTTCTCAacgcttatttttgtttttgctgCTGAAGGCTCTGACATGTCTTATA ATAACCTCACTCAAGCTCTTCTATTCCTTTCTCATTTCATGGGAGATATCCATCAG TCTTTCTTCACTTTTTATGCATTGGTTGTTGAGAGATTTGGCCAGAGGATCGGGTTGTTTTGCCTGTTTGCGCTCATTTTTCCTGCCTTTCTTTGTGTAGTTTATGAACG TTGGTTGCAGAAATTATATTGCATGATATTCCAGTTGACTCTTCCTCTAGCTATTCCAGTAATAGCATTTATGCATAGCTCCAAGCACACTCACTCAAGATATTGGTTTCTGGCTATAG ATGAAGAGCAAAGTCCAAAGAACTTAAAATTGTTGTCCTATTTTGCTCATGCAAATTGGCAATTAGGTGACTGGTGTCTCTTGCCCTCATCAGTATATTCATAA